A stretch of Acidimicrobiales bacterium DNA encodes these proteins:
- a CDS encoding zeta toxin family protein produces the protein MSRLDLIAGPNGAGKTTLYEQVIAPDRPGLPFVNADRIARERFPGAETTEAYKAAEIAAKARDALIAARLDFCTETVFSHESKVDLVATASSSGYDVVLHVVMIPLRLSGPRVAARVANGGHGVPAEKLETRYERLWPLVVAAVPLCHRAVFYDNSADAGPLEVGSYRYGVPDYEPRWPAWSPDPVRTL, from the coding sequence GTGAGCCGTCTCGACCTGATTGCAGGACCGAACGGCGCAGGAAAGACCACGCTCTACGAGCAAGTGATCGCCCCTGACCGGCCTGGTCTGCCCTTCGTCAACGCAGACCGCATCGCACGCGAGCGATTCCCGGGCGCGGAAACAACGGAGGCCTACAAAGCTGCGGAGATCGCCGCGAAGGCGCGGGACGCGCTCATCGCCGCCCGCCTCGACTTCTGCACCGAAACCGTGTTCTCGCATGAGTCGAAGGTCGACCTGGTCGCGACCGCTTCTTCATCTGGCTACGACGTCGTCTTGCACGTGGTCATGATCCCTCTCCGTTTGTCTGGGCCCCGAGTCGCCGCTCGTGTCGCCAACGGAGGACACGGCGTACCGGCCGAGAAGCTCGAGACGCGGTACGAGCGCCTCTGGCCGCTTGTCGTGGCCGCAGTGCCGCTGTGCCATCGTGCGGTGTTCTACGACAACTCCGCAGACGCGGGCCCGCTCGAGGTCGGCTCCTACCGCTACGGCGTCCCCGACTACGAACCTCGGTGGCCCGCGTGGTCACCGGATCCAGTCCGAACACTCTGA
- a CDS encoding helix-turn-helix transcriptional regulator gives MNFAQVFQEARERASLTQIEVAERTGIARPNIAAYEAGRREPKASTIERLLQAVGYRLSVEPLVEWTWTNTLRPYPVPSALWRLPIHQAFRTITTSTHLWWSGPPRTFDLSDRSQRLRAYEIVLREGGPDDIESIVDGLLLAESFDELVVPRPLRAAWQVPLGRTAVTERPAA, from the coding sequence ATGAACTTCGCCCAGGTCTTTCAGGAAGCTCGAGAACGGGCGAGCCTCACCCAAATCGAGGTGGCGGAGAGAACAGGTATCGCGCGCCCGAACATCGCGGCCTACGAAGCTGGACGGCGCGAGCCCAAGGCCTCGACAATCGAGCGTCTTCTGCAGGCAGTCGGATACAGGCTCAGCGTCGAGCCACTCGTCGAGTGGACCTGGACGAACACACTCCGCCCCTACCCGGTGCCGTCCGCGCTGTGGCGGCTGCCGATCCACCAAGCGTTCCGTACCATCACGACGTCGACCCATCTCTGGTGGAGTGGACCTCCTCGGACATTCGACCTGTCTGATCGGAGCCAACGTCTGAGGGCGTACGAGATCGTGCTTCGAGAAGGCGGACCCGACGACATCGAGTCCATCGTTGATGGGCTGCTCCTCGCCGAATCGTTCGACGAGCTGGTCGTCCCCCGCCCGCTCCGCGCAGCCTGGCAAGTGCCGCTCGGTCGAACGGCAGTCACGGAGCGGCCAGCAGCGTGA
- a CDS encoding nucleotidyl transferase AbiEii/AbiGii toxin family protein: MTKLAPPQLEVARCLFGLPEAEGFALAGGAALLAHGTIERPTRDIDAFAGAKAGPTPGDVRPLARVLATRLSEDGWTVTVVRSHETFVRLIAVKDGEEVEIDLAVDSPRLFPTEVIDDIPMLAEPDLAPGKCSPSSTVPKGAISPTSRLSKPLSDASSASDGPRSSMPE; the protein is encoded by the coding sequence GTGACGAAGCTCGCTCCGCCTCAGCTCGAAGTCGCCCGCTGCCTCTTCGGACTGCCCGAGGCCGAAGGCTTCGCTCTCGCCGGCGGTGCCGCTCTGCTCGCCCACGGCACAATCGAGCGACCGACCCGAGACATCGACGCTTTCGCCGGTGCCAAGGCCGGACCGACACCGGGCGACGTGCGCCCGCTCGCGCGCGTGCTCGCCACGCGCCTGAGCGAAGACGGCTGGACGGTCACCGTCGTACGCAGCCACGAAACGTTCGTCCGGCTGATTGCAGTCAAGGACGGTGAGGAGGTCGAGATCGATCTCGCGGTCGATTCTCCTCGGCTCTTCCCCACTGAGGTCATCGACGACATCCCCATGCTCGCCGAACCCGATCTCGCGCCCGGAAAGTGCTCGCCATCCTCGACCGTTCCGAAGGGCGCGATTTCACCGACCTCGAGGCTCTCCAAGCCACTCTCGGACGCGAGCAGTGCATCCGATGGGCCAAGGAGCTCGATGCCGGAGTGA